Within Dysosmobacter sp. Marseille-Q4140, the genomic segment CCCGGAACCGCCCCAATGGACCGGGCACCCGGGTGTATGCCAGGGCCTCCGCCAACCCCGGCGGCGTGGGGCACGCCTGGGTCAAGGACCTGTTTATCACCGCGGCGCCGCCCATGCAGACCGTTTGGAAGCGGGTGGAGATCCAGGAGCCGGACGGGAGCGTCCGCTCCAGGTACCGCAGCTCCATTTTTGTGCCCTCCACGGTGTTCGACAACCAGGCGCTGCTCCGGAACGACCCGGATTATCTGTTCCGCCTGGGCTCGCTGCCGGCGGCGGAGCGGGACGCGCTGCTCTACGGCAACTGGGACAGCTTTGCCGGTCAGGTGTTCATGGAATGGCGAAACGACCGGGATCACTACAAGGACCGCCGCGGCACCCATGTGATCGACCCGTTCCGGATCCCGGAGACCTGGGCTGTTTGGCGGAGCATGGACTGGGGCTATTCCAGGCCCTTTTCCGTGGGCTGGTACGCCGTGGACCACGACAAACGCCTCTACCGGATCCGGGAGTTGTACGGATGCACCGGGGAGCCCAATGTGGGCGTCAAGTGGTATCCGGATAAGGTGGCTGACGAGATCCGGCGCATCGAGAGCGAGGACCCCAATCTCAGAGGGAGGAACGTGATCGGTGTGGCGGACCCGGCGATCTTCTCCGATGCCGGAACGCAGAGCGTGGCCGCCAGCATGGAGCGCCGCGGCGTGTACTGGCAGGCGGGCAACCACGACCGGCTCAACGGGAAAATGCAGATCCACAACCGGCTTGCCTTCGACCGGAACGGGCGGCCCATGCTCTATGTGTTTTCCACATGCAGGCACTTCATCCGCACCATTCCGGCCCTGGTGTACTCCGAGACGGATGTGGAGGATGTGGACACCGACGGAGAGGACCATATTTACGACGAGTGCCGGTATCTTTGCATGGAGTTCCCGGTGGCCATGCCGGTACACAAGCCGCCGGCGGTGAAGCCCTACGACCCGCTGGACACTGACACGGAGGACTACGATCCATACGAATTTTACAG encodes:
- a CDS encoding terminase family protein, translated to MSRAEDEALYGGAAGGGKSDALVMEATRQVHIPYYRGLIVRRTYPQLEDLIGKTLRLYPKAFPGAKFNESKHVWKFPSGAVIIFGSVPHVKDKYNFQGKPYDFIGFDELTQFPYEIYDFLVHSRNRPNGPGTRVYARASANPGGVGHAWVKDLFITAAPPMQTVWKRVEIQEPDGSVRSRYRSSIFVPSTVFDNQALLRNDPDYLFRLGSLPAAERDALLYGNWDSFAGQVFMEWRNDRDHYKDRRGTHVIDPFRIPETWAVWRSMDWGYSRPFSVGWYAVDHDKRLYRIRELYGCTGEPNVGVKWYPDKVADEIRRIESEDPNLRGRNVIGVADPAIFSDAGTQSVAASMERRGVYWQAGNHDRLNGKMQIHNRLAFDRNGRPMLYVFSTCRHFIRTIPALVYSETDVEDVDTDGEDHIYDECRYLCMEFPVAMPVHKPPAVKPYDPLDTDTEDYDPYEFYRRLG